One window of Bifidobacterium pseudocatenulatum DSM 20438 = JCM 1200 = LMG 10505 genomic DNA carries:
- a CDS encoding diacylglycerol/lipid kinase family protein, whose translation MSETSCVNATVAVVGNPTSNKGKGAEVGKQVVELLQEAGRKHGFNVIDVTGESFDDSLANARNRRNEYDYLVAVGGDGMIALGANAVGCSGKPLGIVATGSGNDFARGLELPVNRVETAVDGIVGAIVRGTHIDVDMGLATSLQGGYAVDSSTGDDLVGDSDVPLRPAVNRFYAGMLSCGLDASINDRANHSRLPNGSVRYFVAAIVELTHMKRYGYHIKATLADGTVEERDIISPLLTVANSRHIGGGIEISPYSRFSDGLLDLVWLDHVPNVAECVDAVSHAYSGKILGCKVFGWKRVRDIEITRAQEGDEPPVLMADGEYVGRLPVKVVVQDRALRVLVPPAVAESQAANTEEKVLEAIKRDHRDPVTGKTDTYYAKRSR comes from the coding sequence ATGAGCGAAACGTCATGTGTGAATGCGACCGTTGCCGTTGTCGGCAATCCGACGTCAAACAAAGGCAAGGGTGCCGAGGTCGGCAAGCAGGTGGTTGAGCTGCTGCAAGAGGCCGGGCGCAAGCATGGCTTCAACGTGATCGACGTGACCGGCGAGAGCTTCGACGATTCCTTGGCGAATGCTAGGAATCGCAGGAACGAATACGACTACCTGGTGGCGGTCGGCGGCGACGGCATGATTGCGCTTGGAGCCAATGCCGTGGGCTGTTCCGGTAAACCGTTGGGCATTGTGGCGACGGGTTCCGGCAATGATTTCGCCCGCGGTCTTGAGCTGCCGGTCAATCGCGTGGAAACCGCTGTCGACGGCATCGTCGGCGCGATTGTGCGCGGCACGCATATTGACGTTGATATGGGTTTGGCCACGTCGTTGCAGGGCGGGTATGCCGTCGATTCCAGTACCGGCGATGATCTGGTCGGCGATTCGGACGTGCCATTGCGCCCGGCGGTCAACCGCTTCTACGCGGGCATGCTGTCGTGTGGTTTGGATGCGAGTATCAACGACCGTGCCAACCATTCCCGCTTGCCCAACGGTTCGGTGCGCTATTTCGTGGCAGCGATTGTGGAATTGACGCATATGAAGCGGTACGGATACCACATCAAAGCCACGTTGGCCGATGGAACGGTGGAAGAAAGAGACATTATTTCACCGTTGCTTACGGTGGCCAATTCACGGCATATTGGCGGTGGCATTGAGATTTCGCCATATTCACGATTCTCGGATGGGCTGCTTGACCTGGTATGGCTCGACCACGTGCCCAATGTCGCCGAATGCGTGGATGCGGTGTCTCACGCGTATAGCGGCAAGATCCTCGGGTGCAAGGTGTTTGGGTGGAAGCGTGTGCGCGATATCGAAATCACCCGCGCGCAAGAGGGTGATGAGCCGCCGGTCTTGATGGCGGACGGTGAATATGTTGGTCGCCTGCCTGTCAAGGTCGTAGTTCAAGACCGTGCGTTGCGTGTGCTGGTGCCGCCGGCCGTGGCGGAAAGCCAAGCTGCCAACACCGAAGAAAAAGTGCTGGAAGCCATCAAGCGTGATCACCGTGATCCTGTCACCGGCAAAACCGACACCTACTACGCGAAGCGCTCGCGGTAG
- a CDS encoding CpaF family protein, with product MELGPLSDIASEPGVTDIAVTCDGTVWVDRGQGMRPHALRVPFSGPQAIRDFAVRLCSQLGRRLDDACPIADASTVEGVRVHAVIAPLVPQGAAISIRLPDVVAPSLESLAENGMFPSGWMPLLEGFVERRASVLVTGGTGAGKTTLLKAMLMRCAPGERVITVEEVRELGMLNHANHVSLVTRGANMEGKGAIGLSQLICATLRMRPDRIVVGECRGGEIVDLLRALNSGHRGGMTTLHANQVTAVPSRLVALGLLSGLNPQATAALAQDAFDVVLHVGRVGGRRRIAQIGRLEFAEGKLRGNLLAGWNGSQMRASQQWPDFVRVWSR from the coding sequence ATGGAACTCGGGCCACTTAGCGACATCGCATCCGAGCCGGGCGTCACCGACATCGCGGTAACCTGCGACGGAACGGTGTGGGTGGATCGCGGCCAAGGTATGCGGCCACATGCATTGCGCGTGCCATTCAGCGGTCCCCAAGCCATCCGCGATTTCGCCGTGCGGCTGTGCTCGCAGCTTGGCAGAAGGCTCGACGACGCCTGCCCGATAGCCGACGCCTCCACGGTGGAAGGCGTGCGCGTGCACGCGGTTATCGCACCGCTCGTTCCGCAAGGCGCCGCCATCAGCATACGATTGCCGGACGTTGTTGCGCCCAGTCTGGAATCTTTGGCGGAAAACGGCATGTTTCCAAGCGGATGGATGCCTTTGCTGGAAGGATTCGTGGAACGAAGGGCCAGCGTGCTCGTGACCGGCGGAACCGGAGCAGGCAAAACCACGCTGCTCAAAGCAATGCTTATGCGATGCGCGCCGGGGGAGCGCGTCATCACCGTGGAGGAGGTGCGCGAACTTGGCATGCTCAACCATGCCAACCACGTGTCGCTGGTGACGCGCGGCGCCAACATGGAAGGCAAAGGCGCCATAGGGCTGTCGCAGCTGATATGCGCGACGTTGCGTATGCGGCCGGACCGCATTGTGGTGGGCGAATGCAGGGGCGGCGAAATCGTGGATCTGCTGCGCGCGCTGAATTCCGGGCATCGCGGAGGCATGACCACCTTGCATGCCAATCAGGTGACGGCGGTTCCCTCACGTTTGGTGGCCTTGGGATTGCTCTCCGGGCTGAATCCGCAAGCCACCGCGGCGCTCGCGCAAGACGCGTTCGACGTAGTGCTGCATGTGGGCCGAGTGGGAGGCAGGCGGCGCATCGCGCAAATAGGACGGCTTGAATTCGCAGAGGGGAAACTGCGGGGAAACCTATTGGCCGGGTGGAACGGCAGCCAAATGCGGGCTTCGCAACAGTGGCCTGATTTCGTGCGCGTATGGAGTCGTTGA
- a CDS encoding DUF4244 domain-containing protein: MGKAGQLLHAMRERAGKAVCLLDARMRTLTVEPEEGAATAEYAVVLVAATGFAAVLVGIMKSDAIKTLLTNIIKKALSVG; this comes from the coding sequence ATGGGCAAGGCAGGACAGCTGCTGCATGCCATGCGTGAACGGGCCGGCAAAGCGGTATGCCTGCTGGACGCGCGTATGCGCACGCTGACCGTCGAACCGGAGGAAGGCGCTGCCACTGCCGAATATGCGGTGGTTTTGGTTGCCGCCACCGGATTCGCAGCCGTTTTGGTGGGCATTATGAAATCCGATGCCATCAAAACGCTGCTGACCAACATCATCAAGAAAGCGCTGAGCGTCGGGTGA
- a CDS encoding TadE family type IV pilus minor pilin — translation MLRQWWKRHTDDADEGAATAEFAVVLPCVAAVAILVLCLGRASVVSMNCQDAAAAGARAFAVDDTGGESKARTAVMAAAGGSATVRFERGADFVTVTVQCPVVPDPTGVLPTRVTGKATRYF, via the coding sequence ATGCTGAGGCAATGGTGGAAACGCCATACCGATGATGCCGATGAGGGAGCGGCCACCGCGGAATTCGCGGTGGTGCTCCCCTGCGTGGCGGCGGTGGCGATTTTGGTGTTGTGCTTGGGGCGTGCGTCTGTGGTGTCCATGAATTGCCAGGATGCGGCGGCGGCCGGTGCCAGGGCTTTCGCGGTTGATGATACGGGCGGCGAATCGAAGGCGAGGACCGCGGTCATGGCGGCTGCGGGAGGTTCGGCGACGGTACGGTTCGAGCGTGGGGCGGACTTCGTCACCGTCACGGTGCAATGCCCTGTGGTGCCGGATCCGACCGGTGTGCTGCCCACTCGAGTTACCGGCAAGGCGACCCGCTACTTCTAG
- a CDS encoding Rv3654c family TadE-like protein produces MDNVKRLVKHWFAWIRGSDEGSGTISGVALIAVAAIMLGAAASAGNLLLCLHRAQNAADLASVAAANALYSGSSDPCSVAERTISGNNATIGSCTIEGEDVLVEAQVGTQMPFVSHVGKQSRAGPIVCE; encoded by the coding sequence ATGGATAATGTGAAACGCCTTGTGAAACATTGGTTTGCTTGGATTCGCGGGTCCGATGAGGGTTCGGGGACCATATCCGGTGTGGCTTTGATCGCAGTGGCCGCCATCATGCTGGGCGCGGCCGCGTCGGCGGGCAATCTGCTGCTGTGCTTGCATCGCGCGCAGAATGCGGCCGACCTGGCGTCGGTAGCGGCGGCCAATGCGTTGTATTCGGGATCGTCCGATCCTTGTTCCGTGGCGGAACGCACTATATCCGGCAATAATGCGACGATCGGATCCTGCACGATAGAAGGCGAGGATGTGCTGGTCGAAGCGCAGGTCGGCACGCAAATGCCATTCGTATCGCATGTCGGCAAACAGTCACGGGCGGGGCCGATTGTCTGCGAATAA
- a CDS encoding type II secretion system F family protein has translation MTGLWMLTAAVCAAEAMWLKQWRPVRVPADLAPAGRVRELPLPLVLEMLSVAIRQGSSIPRALIAVGDIAAGEFGAGLRSAGEQLNKGVSWDDAWPDDGDLAVVRDAFASSWHSGASPVERLETAVEQLDWDERSQIEQAAAKLSVRLLLPTGLCFLPAFVAVGIIPAVMSFVG, from the coding sequence ATGACTGGCTTATGGATGCTGACGGCGGCGGTGTGCGCGGCCGAAGCGATGTGGCTGAAGCAGTGGAGGCCGGTCCGTGTGCCAGCCGACCTTGCGCCCGCCGGACGAGTGCGGGAACTTCCGCTGCCGCTGGTATTGGAGATGCTCAGCGTCGCCATACGGCAGGGATCCTCCATTCCACGCGCGCTGATTGCCGTGGGCGATATCGCTGCGGGAGAATTCGGCGCGGGACTACGGTCGGCCGGAGAACAGTTGAACAAAGGTGTTTCCTGGGATGATGCGTGGCCAGATGATGGCGATCTTGCGGTGGTGCGCGATGCGTTCGCCTCGTCATGGCACAGTGGCGCCTCGCCGGTGGAACGTTTGGAAACAGCGGTCGAACAATTGGATTGGGATGAGCGCTCGCAGATCGAACAGGCTGCAGCGAAATTGTCGGTTCGTTTGTTGCTACCGACCGGATTGTGCTTTCTTCCCGCATTTGTTGCGGTGGGGATTATTCCGGCCGTTATGTCGTTTGTGGGATGA